A window from Chryseobacterium vaccae encodes these proteins:
- a CDS encoding NAD(P)H-dependent oxidoreductase, translated as MNYLEALSRRYSVKKFNHEIIPQEILHNILESGKLSASSLGLQPYKIFVVESEEMKQKLIPAFYNPSQISTCSHLIVIISKKTIEENYIRGYFSHISEVRETPLENLDLFKKSITQHISQKTQDEIFTWAEKQSYIVLANLMYAAAIENIDSCPMEGFRQDVIEEVLNINPETEKVTVTLALGYRSEEDHFQHMKKVRKPNEKLFKFI; from the coding sequence ATGAATTATTTGGAAGCTTTAAGCAGAAGATATTCTGTGAAGAAATTTAACCATGAGATCATTCCTCAGGAAATCCTGCATAATATTCTTGAATCAGGAAAACTGTCGGCCAGCTCACTGGGACTTCAACCTTACAAAATCTTTGTTGTTGAAAGTGAAGAAATGAAGCAGAAGTTAATTCCTGCTTTCTATAATCCTTCTCAAATTTCTACGTGCTCCCATCTCATTGTGATCATTTCAAAGAAAACCATTGAGGAAAACTATATCCGGGGATACTTCAGTCATATTTCTGAAGTAAGGGAAACTCCGTTGGAAAATCTCGATCTTTTTAAAAAAAGCATTACCCAGCATATCAGCCAGAAAACACAGGATGAAATTTTCACGTGGGCAGAAAAACAATCTTATATAGTACTGGCCAATCTGATGTATGCCGCCGCTATCGAGAATATTGACTCATGCCCTATGGAAGGCTTCCGGCAGGATGTGATAGAAGAAGTTCTGAATATCAATCCCGAAACCGAAAAAGTAACCGTTACCCTCGCTTTAGGGTACCGTTCCGAGGAAGATCACTTCCAACACATGAAAAAAGTACGAAAACCAAACGAAAAATTGTTTAAATTTATTTGA